The genomic region GGGTAGGCGGCCAGCCCGCCGGCGAGGTGCAGCGGCACGGGCAGTCCGGTGCGGCGCAGCCGTCCGAGCCGCGGTCCGGCGGGCCGGCCCACGTCGAGTACGGGCACGTCGAGCCGGTCCTGGAGGGGGGCGAGGTGGGCCCCTTCGATCCGGTCCAGGAACCAGCGGTAGCCCGTGCAGCAGCGCAGGTAGACATGCTGGCCGTTGTCGACGGACAGGTCGCCGCGCCGGAAGGAGAAGGCGAGCCCGCCGAGCCGGGGGCGGCCTTCGAGCAGGGTCACGTCGAGCCCCGCGTCCGCGAGACGCAGCGCCGAGGTGACGCCCGCGAGCCCGCCGCCGACGACCACTGCCCGGGAGCACGGGGAGTTCCGGCCGGTCATGCCTGCTCCCTTCGCCGTGTCGTCGCAGACAGGGACGCACCGCGGCGCCCCGGGGTTGACCGCCCCCGGACCCGGATCGGACCCGTCATCAGACCCTCCCCCTCGCCGTCCGGCGTGAGATGTAACGCGCGTCGAGACCCGACAGGCCGCGCACCGCAACGTACGCCTTCTCATGGCCGGGCAGCGAGACCCTGCCGCGCAGGACCGCCTCGGGATCACGTTCGATCCGGTCGAGGAGGCGGCGGTAGATGCCGGCCATGGCGGCCACACAGGCGCCGCTGCGCCGGTCCAGCATGGGCAGCAGCCGGTAGCCCTCGGCGAAGAGGGCCCGGGCGCGCCGGACCTCGAAGTGGACCAGGCCGGCGAAGTCGGACCCGGGCGGCGGGGTGGCCCGGTGGAATCCGGCGGCGCAGCCGAACTTCGCGAGGTCGTCGGCGGGCAGGTACGTACGCCCGTTGCCCGCGTCCTCGCGGACGTCGCGCAGGATGTTGGTGAGCTGGAGCGCGAGGCCGAGGGTGTCGGCGTACTCCGCGGCCCGTTCGGAGCCGGGTGCGCCCGCTTCCGTCCCGAAAACGCCCAGGCTGAGCCGCCCGATCGCACCCGCGACACACCGGCAGTACGCCTTGAGGTCGTCCCAGGTCTCGTACGTCGCTCCGCGCACGTCCATCAGCACGCCGTCGATGAGCTCGTCGAGACCGCCGAGCGGCAGCGGGAACCGGCGCGCGGCGTCGGCCAGCGCGACCGCGACCGGGTCGGTGTCGTCCTCCTCGACCGCGTTGTCCCGGATCCGGACGAGCAGCCCCCGGGTGTCCTCCAGCCGGGTGCGCTTCGTCTCCGGATCGAGTTCGCCGTCGCCGATGTCGTCGACCCGACGGGAGAAGGCGTACAACGCCGACATGGCCTGCCGCTTCTCGTACGGCAGCAGTCGGATGCCGTACGCGAAGTTGCGGGCCTGCTGTCCGGTCACGGCCTCGCAGTAGCTGTACGCGGCCTGTACCGGTGCCGACATGTACGTCGTCTGTCCCTCCACGGTCCGGCTCACCCCTCTCTTTGCGCTCTTCGCAGGACGGCTCCCACCTCGCGCAGCAGCCTGGGCGCGGTGGGTCTGGGCGGTCCGGGCAGTACGTCGAAACCGGCGGCGGTGACCGCGCCGAGGGCGGCCCGTCCTCCGCCGACGAATCCGGCGAGCAGCAGCTTGAGGCGGCCGTGGACGCTGCCCACCAGGGGGACGCCCTCGTCCAGCAGGTCACGGGCGCGCTCCGCCTCGAACGCGATCAGCGCACGCACCGCCGCGCCCGCGGACGGTGCCGCCAGGTCCGGCTCGCCGACGTGGAAGCGGGCCATGTCCTCGGCGGGCAGATAGATCCGGTCTCGGCCGAGGTCCTCGGCGACGTCCTGGATGTGCTCGGCGATCTGCAGCGCCGTGCAGACGGCGTCGGAGCGGCGGATCCGCTCGGGGCTCGCGGTGCCGGTGATCTGCAGGACGAGGCGGCCGACCGGGTTGGCGGAGAGCTCGCAGTAGGCCAGCAGGTCCCCGTAGGTCCCGTAACGGCGGACCTTCTGGTCCTGCCGGTTGGCCTCGACGAGCCCGAGGAAGGGCTCGGGGGTGAGCGCGCAGCGCCGCACGGTGGGGCGCAGGGCGCGCATCAGGGGGTGGCGCGGGCCGTCGCCGGTGGACCGGAAGACGCGGTACAGATCGGCTTCGAGTGCGTCCAGGACGGCGAGCCGGTCCTCGGCCTCTCCGGGTTCCAGGCCGAGGTGGCGGGCGTCGGCGCCACCGGGAGCCAGGTCGCCGTCACCGATGTCGTCGACCAGGCGGGCGAATCCGTAGACGGCCATCAGGTCGTCGCGCCATGCGCGGGGCAGGAAGAAGGGGGCCACGGGGAAGTTCTCGTCGGCGGCCTTGTCGAGCGTGGCGGTGGCGGCGTCGGCGCGCGCCTGCTGGGTACGGGTCACCGCGTACCACCCGACGCGGGGACGGCGAAACCACGTCGGAGCTGGAGATTTTCCATCATTGCCGTCATATCTCCCGTTCTACACTGCTGACCCAAAACATCCCTTTTCGGACACGCCGCTCGTCCGGCCGAGTGCGACACGCACACAACGGGCGATGCGCGGGGACGTATCACCCCACATAGCCGCGAATCAGCACCGTTACAGCTTACGTTGTACAGCTCACAGGACTGCGCCGGGGTACAGCGCGCCCTCGTGCAACGCGTCGGCCGCCGTCAACCTTCCCCGTATCCGGAGCAATTGACGTCATCCGCCGGGAGGAGATCCACCCGGGCGCCTACAGCCCCTGCGGGCCCGCACACCACGGGGCCCCCGCCGCTGTGCTCCGGCGGGGGCCACACGCACGCGACGGTTACTTGCCCGTCTCCCGCTCGTAGGCCTTCAGCACCTCTTCGGTGGGGCCGTCCATCAGGAGCTCGCCCTTCTCCAGCCACAGGACCCGGTCGCAGGTGTCCCTGATGGTCTTGTTGTTGTGGCTGACCAGGAAGACGGTGCCGGCCTCCTTGCGCAGCTCGCGGATCCGCTCCTCGGAGCGGACCCGGAACTTGCGGTCACCGGTGGCCAGCGCCTCGTCGATCATGAGGACGTCGTGGTTCTTCGCGGCCGCGATCGAGAAGCGCAGCCTGGCCGCCATGCCGGACGAGTACGTCCGCATGGGCAGCGTGATGAAGTCGCCCTTCTCGTTGATCCCGGAGAAGTCCACGATGTCCTTGTACCGCGCGCGGATCTCCTCGCGGCTCATGCCCATGGCGAGACCGCCGAGCACGACGTTGCGCTCACCGGTCAGGTCGCTCATCAGGGCCGCGTTGACACCGAGCAGCGAGGGCTGGCCGTCGGTGTACACCTTGCCCTGCTCCGTCGGCAGCAGGCCGGCGATGGCCCGCAGCAGGGTGGACTTGCCCGAACCGTTGGTACCGATGAGGCCGATGGCCTGGCCGCGGTAGGCGGTGAAGGAGACGCCCCGCACCGCGTGCACCTTGCGCACACCGCGCGGTTCGCCCTTGCCCCGGCGCATGATCCGGCTCAGTGCCGCGGTGGCGCTTCCCTTGCCGCCACCCGTGCCGTTGACCCGGTACACGATGTGCACGTCGTCCGCGATCACGGTGGGGATGTGCCCCTGGGACTTTTCCTCAGCCACGGCCGTACCGTTCCTCTGCCTTCCAGAAGTACACGAAGCCCAGGACGCCCACCACGAGCGCCCAGGCGAGCCCGACGGCCCAGACGTGCTGCGGCAGGTTCTCCGAGCCGTAGCCGTCGATCAGTGCGAAGCGGACCAGGTCCATGTAGATGGCCGCCGGGTTGTACTGGAGCACGTCGGCGATCCACTGCGGCTTGTCCGCCAGCATCACGGGGATCGAGAACATCACGCCCGAGGCGTACATCCAGGTACGCATCACGAACGGCATGAGCTGGGCGAGGTCCGGTGTCTTGCTGCCCAGCCGTGCCATGACGAGCGCGAGGCCGGTGTTGAAGAGGAACTGCATGGCCAGCGCCGGGACGACGAGCAGCCAGGAGAGCGCCGGGTAGCTGCCGAAGCCCACCGCGACGGCCACCAGCACGATCATCGAGTACAGCAGCTGCTGGAGCTGCTGGAGCGAGAAGGAGACGGGCAGCGACGCCCGGGGGAAGTGCAGCGCCCTGACCAGGCCGAGGTTGCCCGAGATGGAGCGCACCCCGGCCATGACCGAGCTCTGGGTAAAGGTGAAGACGAAGACACCGGTCACCAGGAACGGGATGAAGACCTCCTGGGTCATCCCCTTCCGGGTGCCCAGGATCAGCCCGAAGATCAAGAAGTAGACCAGGGCGTTCAGCAGCGGCGTGGCCACCTGCCACAGCTGGCCGAGCTTGGCCTGGCTGTACTGCGCGGTCAGCTTCGCCCGCGAGAACGCCAGGATGAAATGCCGACGGCCCCAGAGCTGCCGGATGTACGCGAACAGCCCTGGCCGGGCGCCGCTTACCGTCAAGCCGTACTTGTCGGCCAGCTGGGACGCGCTCAGTCCCTCGTCGGCGGACGGCGGGCTGCTCAGCGCAATCCCGCCGTCATGGGTCGTGTCACTCACAGTTAAGAACTCTCGTCTTCACAATGCGCAGCCGGTCGCGGGCGCGGCCTAGGCGGACAGGTTCCCCGTACGGAATGAATACGGTGCATGGTCTCAGAGGAGAGCCTCTCAGATCACCGGTGGCCGGCCCAGCCTGGTCAGCCGCCATACCGTACGCCACCTCATGGGGCGCCGGGGTCCGCAGGGCTTGGTCCAGCCTTCCCGGAAACCCCCGAACCATGCTTTGAGGGCGGGCGCCGAGGGCCTGCGGACCAGCGTGAGGAGCAGCCAGACCCCGACGTAGAGGGGGATCAGCGGGGCGGGGAGGTTGCGGCGGGCGAGCCAGACGCGGTTGCGGGCCACCATGCGGTGGTAGACCGCGTGCCGCGAGGGAGCGGTGGTGGGGTGGTTGAGCACCATGTCCGAGCGGTACTCGATCATCCAGCCGGCGTCCAGGGCCCGCCAGGCGAGGTCGGTCTCCTCGTGCGCGTAGAAGAACTCGGCGGGGAGGGGGCCCGCCTCGGCGATCACCTGGCTCCGCACGGCGTTCGCGCCGCCGAGGAACGTCGTGACCCGGGAGGAGCGCATCGGGTCCGAGGCACGCAGCCTCGGCACGTGCCGTCGCTGGGTGACGCCGGTGTCCGGGTCCGCGATGCGGAAGGTGACGATCCCGAGCTTCGGGTCCGCCTCGAACGCCTGCCGGCAGAGCTCGGCGGTGTCGGTGTTCGGCAGACACCCGTCGTCGTCGAGGAAGAGCAGTGCGTCCACATCGGCGCCGGACGGGCCGAACGCCTCGATGCCGACGTTGCGGCCGCCGGGGATCCCCAGATTCTCGGGCAGCTCGACGGTCCGAACGCCCGGGGGGACGTCGGGGACCGGGGCACCGTTGCCGACGACGACCACCTCGATCCGGTCGCCGTCCTGCTTGGCGACCGAATCGAGAAGGGCGCGCAGTTCGTCGGGGCGGTTGCCCATGGTGATGATGACCGCGCCGAGTTTCATGGGTGAGCTCACTTCAGCCTGCTGGACGCCAGGATCGACACCAGGTGCAGGACGGTCTGGAGAAGGGCGATGCCGGCCAGGACGGCGACCGCGAGGCGGCTGAAGAAGAGGTCGTCCCTGACGGTGTCGAGAACGGCGACGACCAGGATGACCAGCGACGCCTCGATGCCGAGGATCAGCCGGTGGAACTTGAGCGCGCCGGCGGCACGCCGGGCGAACGCCATTCCGGAGGAGCGCGGCTCGGAAGCGGCCTCCTTGACCGGCGGCAGCCCGCCCTGGTGACGGGCGACGCCGACGAGGTCGGTCTCCGCCTTGATCAGGATGGCGCCCAGCGCGGCGAGGGTGCCCAGGAAGGCCCACAGCCAGTCGATGCGCCCGGGGCCCCACAGGTCGGCGGCGCGGAGGCCGAAGCCGACCAGCACCGCCGCGTCGCACAGGTAGGCGGCCACCCGGTCCAGGTAGACCCCGCCCAGCGAGTACTGCTTCTTCCAGCGGGCCACCTCGCCGTCGACGCAGTCGAACAGCAGGTAGAGCTGGACGGCGAGCACGCCGAGCAGGGCCCCGGGGATCCCCGGGACCAGCAGGGCGGGCGCCGCGAGCACACCGGCGACGGTCATCACGTAGGTCAGCTGGTTGGGCGTGATCTTGGTGTTGACGATGTGCCGGTCGATGCGCAGGGAGATCTCGCGCATGTAGAGCCGACCCGCCCAGTGCTCGCCACTGCGCCGGTCCTTCACGCCCGGAGGGTGAACGACCGGACGGAGTTCAGCTATGGATGGCTTTTGCATAGTCGGCGTACGCGTCCCTGATCTGGTCGGTGGACAGGTTGAGGTGTTCCAGGATCGTGAAGCGTCCCGGGCGCGTCTGCGGGGCGTAGTCGACGGCCCGCACGAATTCCTCGGGGGTGAAGCCGATCTCGTCGGGCAGCACCGGCAGCCCGTGGCGCCGCAGTACGGACGCCATGAGCAGCGACTCCTCGTGCGCGCCCCGCAGGTGCATGGCGAAGCAGGCGCCGAGGCCGACCTGCTCGCCGTGGCTGGCCGCGCGCTTCGGGTACAGCAGGTCGAAGGCGTGGTTGATCTCGTGGCATCCGCCCGAGGCCGGACGCGAGTCCCCCGCGATCGACATCGAGATGCCGGTCAGGACGAGGCCCTCGGCCAGCACCTTGAGGAACGCGTCGTCGCCGATATCGCCGGGGTGGCGCAGGACCGCCTCGCCCGCCTGGCGGGCCATGGCGGCCGCGAGGCCGTCGATGTCCTCGCCGCGCACCTCGTGGGCGAGCTCCCAGTCGGCGACGCAGGAGATGTTGGAGACCGCGTCGCCGATGCCCGAGCGCACGTAGCGCGCGGGCGCCTCACGGATCACGTCGAGGTCGATGACGACGGCGATCGGGGTGGGGACCCCGTAGGAGCCCCGCCCGTTGTCGTTGTCCAGGGTGGCGACCGGCGAGCAGAGCCCGTCGTGGGACAGGTTCGTCGCGACGGCGACCATGGGCATGCCCACACGCGCCGCGGCGTACTTCGCCACGTCGATGATCTTGCCGCCGCCGAGGCCGACGACGGCGTCGTAGCGGTTGCCCTTGATGCCGTCGGCGAGCCGCACCGCGGAGTCGATCGTGCCGTCGGCGACCGGGTACCAGTCGGCCCCCGGCAGCACCGGGGCGAGCCTCTCGCGCAGGGCGCGCCCGGAGCCTCCGCTGATCGCGATGGCGAGCTTGCCCGAGGCGGAGATCCGCTGGTCGGCGAGGAGACCGGCCAGATCGTCCATCGCGCCGCGCCGGATGTCGACGACGACCGGGGACGGGATGAGGCGGGTCAGTACCGGCACGCGATCTCCCTGCCGCGGGCGAGGTCGTCGTGATTGTCGATCTCGACCCAGGTCACCTCGCCGATGG from Streptomyces sp. QL37 harbors:
- the hpnD gene encoding presqualene diphosphate synthase HpnD gives rise to the protein MSAPVQAAYSYCEAVTGQQARNFAYGIRLLPYEKRQAMSALYAFSRRVDDIGDGELDPETKRTRLEDTRGLLVRIRDNAVEEDDTDPVAVALADAARRFPLPLGGLDELIDGVLMDVRGATYETWDDLKAYCRCVAGAIGRLSLGVFGTEAGAPGSERAAEYADTLGLALQLTNILRDVREDAGNGRTYLPADDLAKFGCAAGFHRATPPPGSDFAGLVHFEVRRARALFAEGYRLLPMLDRRSGACVAAMAGIYRRLLDRIERDPEAVLRGRVSLPGHEKAYVAVRGLSGLDARYISRRTARGRV
- the hpnC gene encoding squalene synthase HpnC, translated to MTRTQQARADAATATLDKAADENFPVAPFFLPRAWRDDLMAVYGFARLVDDIGDGDLAPGGADARHLGLEPGEAEDRLAVLDALEADLYRVFRSTGDGPRHPLMRALRPTVRRCALTPEPFLGLVEANRQDQKVRRYGTYGDLLAYCELSANPVGRLVLQITGTASPERIRRSDAVCTALQIAEHIQDVAEDLGRDRIYLPAEDMARFHVGEPDLAAPSAGAAVRALIAFEAERARDLLDEGVPLVGSVHGRLKLLLAGFVGGGRAALGAVTAAGFDVLPGPPRPTAPRLLREVGAVLRRAQREG
- a CDS encoding ABC transporter ATP-binding protein is translated as MAEEKSQGHIPTVIADDVHIVYRVNGTGGGKGSATAALSRIMRRGKGEPRGVRKVHAVRGVSFTAYRGQAIGLIGTNGSGKSTLLRAIAGLLPTEQGKVYTDGQPSLLGVNAALMSDLTGERNVVLGGLAMGMSREEIRARYKDIVDFSGINEKGDFITLPMRTYSSGMAARLRFSIAAAKNHDVLMIDEALATGDRKFRVRSEERIRELRKEAGTVFLVSHNNKTIRDTCDRVLWLEKGELLMDGPTEEVLKAYERETGK
- a CDS encoding ABC transporter permease, translating into MSDTTHDGGIALSSPPSADEGLSASQLADKYGLTVSGARPGLFAYIRQLWGRRHFILAFSRAKLTAQYSQAKLGQLWQVATPLLNALVYFLIFGLILGTRKGMTQEVFIPFLVTGVFVFTFTQSSVMAGVRSISGNLGLVRALHFPRASLPVSFSLQQLQQLLYSMIVLVAVAVGFGSYPALSWLLVVPALAMQFLFNTGLALVMARLGSKTPDLAQLMPFVMRTWMYASGVMFSIPVMLADKPQWIADVLQYNPAAIYMDLVRFALIDGYGSENLPQHVWAVGLAWALVVGVLGFVYFWKAEERYGRG
- a CDS encoding glycosyltransferase family 2 protein encodes the protein MKLGAVIITMGNRPDELRALLDSVAKQDGDRIEVVVVGNGAPVPDVPPGVRTVELPENLGIPGGRNVGIEAFGPSGADVDALLFLDDDGCLPNTDTAELCRQAFEADPKLGIVTFRIADPDTGVTQRRHVPRLRASDPMRSSRVTTFLGGANAVRSQVIAEAGPLPAEFFYAHEETDLAWRALDAGWMIEYRSDMVLNHPTTAPSRHAVYHRMVARNRVWLARRNLPAPLIPLYVGVWLLLTLVRRPSAPALKAWFGGFREGWTKPCGPRRPMRWRTVWRLTRLGRPPVI
- a CDS encoding CDP-alcohol phosphatidyltransferase family protein; this encodes MQKPSIAELRPVVHPPGVKDRRSGEHWAGRLYMREISLRIDRHIVNTKITPNQLTYVMTVAGVLAAPALLVPGIPGALLGVLAVQLYLLFDCVDGEVARWKKQYSLGGVYLDRVAAYLCDAAVLVGFGLRAADLWGPGRIDWLWAFLGTLAALGAILIKAETDLVGVARHQGGLPPVKEAASEPRSSGMAFARRAAGALKFHRLILGIEASLVILVVAVLDTVRDDLFFSRLAVAVLAGIALLQTVLHLVSILASSRLK
- a CDS encoding iron-containing alcohol dehydrogenase family protein, giving the protein MPVLTRLIPSPVVVDIRRGAMDDLAGLLADQRISASGKLAIAISGGSGRALRERLAPVLPGADWYPVADGTIDSAVRLADGIKGNRYDAVVGLGGGKIIDVAKYAAARVGMPMVAVATNLSHDGLCSPVATLDNDNGRGSYGVPTPIAVVIDLDVIREAPARYVRSGIGDAVSNISCVADWELAHEVRGEDIDGLAAAMARQAGEAVLRHPGDIGDDAFLKVLAEGLVLTGISMSIAGDSRPASGGCHEINHAFDLLYPKRAASHGEQVGLGACFAMHLRGAHEESLLMASVLRRHGLPVLPDEIGFTPEEFVRAVDYAPQTRPGRFTILEHLNLSTDQIRDAYADYAKAIHS